A genomic region of Marinobacter sp. NP-4(2019) contains the following coding sequences:
- a CDS encoding Lrp/AsnC ligand binding domain-containing protein produces MVELDRIDHAIIRELQKHARITVTELASRVGLSKTPCQVRMRRLEEQGYITGYTALVNQTKLGQSHIAFAQVTLHDTSSQSLTAFNQAVKQISAVEQCHMIAGNFDYLLKVRTRNMAEYRQVLGEQISALPHVLQTSTFVVMESVKDAGL; encoded by the coding sequence ATGGTCGAATTGGACAGAATCGATCACGCCATTATTCGCGAACTTCAGAAACACGCCCGGATCACTGTCACCGAGCTTGCCTCACGCGTGGGGTTGTCAAAGACCCCCTGCCAGGTTCGCATGCGTCGGCTCGAGGAACAGGGCTACATCACCGGCTACACCGCACTGGTGAACCAGACCAAACTCGGGCAGAGCCATATCGCCTTCGCTCAGGTCACCCTGCACGACACCAGCAGCCAGTCCCTGACAGCCTTCAACCAAGCCGTGAAGCAGATTTCCGCCGTCGAGCAATGCCATATGATCGCAGGCAACTTTGACTACCTGCTTAAGGTCAGGACCCGCAACATGGCAGAGTATCGACAGGTGCTGGGGGAACAGATCTCGGCCCTGCCCCATGTGTTGCAGACCAGCACGTTTGTGGTCATGGAGAGCGTCAAGGATGCGGGGCTGTAA
- a CDS encoding DUF1326 domain-containing protein, with protein MNKVDWRIKGSEFVNCNCEVGCPCQFMGRPTHGDCKAFAAVRIEEGFFGDTRLDGLSFAMTLQWPGAIHEGNGQGQAFVDERATPEQREALMSILSGETSEPGATFFNVFASTLTKMHDPLFCSIQVDCDVERRRASVRVADMINASGEPIINPISGEEHQARIDLPGGFEYAVAEVARGRTSAHAGIPLELDASHCHLSHLDIGPSGVYR; from the coding sequence ATGAATAAGGTTGATTGGCGCATCAAGGGATCTGAGTTCGTAAACTGTAACTGTGAGGTGGGTTGCCCTTGCCAGTTCATGGGCCGACCGACCCATGGTGACTGCAAGGCGTTTGCTGCGGTGAGGATTGAAGAGGGATTTTTTGGCGATACCCGTCTGGACGGTTTGTCGTTTGCCATGACGCTGCAATGGCCCGGAGCCATTCACGAGGGTAATGGGCAGGGTCAGGCCTTTGTCGACGAACGGGCGACACCTGAGCAGCGTGAGGCTCTGATGTCGATCCTGTCCGGCGAGACATCCGAACCCGGGGCCACTTTCTTTAACGTGTTTGCCAGTACATTGACAAAAATGCACGACCCGCTGTTCTGTTCGATTCAGGTGGACTGCGATGTTGAGCGGCGTCGTGCCAGTGTCCGGGTGGCCGATATGATTAATGCGTCCGGAGAGCCCATCATCAATCCGATTTCAGGTGAGGAGCATCAGGCTCGTATCGACTTGCCTGGTGGTTTTGAATATGCGGTGGCGGAAGTGGCCCGTGGACGCACGAGTGCCCATGCGGGAATCCCCCTGGAACTGGATGCCAGCCACTGCCATCTGTCCCATCTGGATATTGGACCGAGCGGCGTTTATCGATAG
- a CDS encoding LysE family translocator, with protein MSLILPMSAFALAASISPGPVNLVCLSSGTRYHLYKGLWFVTGATLGFIALFLAIGLGLHSTLAWIPGFERLLTWAGIAFLLYLSYRLAIDDGTITSDTPAKAPGFWTGALMQWLNPKAWLASASGIGAYTSGGDLVQLTIFATLYLPICWLSLSTWVLTGRFLRQQIQRPRLLQTVNRSLAVLLAASCLYLILD; from the coding sequence CTGTCCCTGATTCTGCCCATGTCCGCCTTTGCCCTGGCCGCCTCCATATCGCCAGGACCGGTCAATCTTGTCTGTTTGAGCAGCGGCACCCGCTATCACCTGTACAAGGGATTGTGGTTCGTTACCGGCGCTACGCTGGGATTCATCGCGCTCTTTCTGGCCATCGGACTGGGACTGCATTCCACACTTGCCTGGATTCCGGGATTTGAACGCCTGCTGACCTGGGCCGGTATCGCGTTTCTGCTTTACCTGAGCTACCGACTGGCCATCGATGACGGAACCATCACCAGCGACACCCCCGCCAAAGCCCCCGGATTCTGGACCGGCGCACTCATGCAGTGGCTCAACCCCAAGGCGTGGCTGGCCTCGGCCTCTGGAATTGGGGCATACACGTCCGGTGGCGACCTGGTTCAACTGACGATCTTTGCCACCCTGTATCTACCGATCTGTTGGCTGTCGCTGTCTACCTGGGTGCTGACCGGGCGCTTCCTCCGCCAGCAAATCCAGCGCCCCCGACTGCTGCAAACCGTCAATCGCAGCCTCGCCGTCCTGCTTGCGGCCAGTTGCCTGTACCTGATCCTCGATTAA